One Heteronotia binoei isolate CCM8104 ecotype False Entrance Well chromosome 10, APGP_CSIRO_Hbin_v1, whole genome shotgun sequence genomic region harbors:
- the LRRC14B gene encoding leucine-rich repeat-containing protein 14B, whose amino-acid sequence MRSLRFISAEALVSDTQRVRRNLGSVAHNLFPLLFKAGFLQEQGDVIHDLVENWPLPELNIGRLLGRTADHEEDLTSRACFVCLSSCLAGLRDYVLNCSSPYAKRLKMVDLTGIKDVEVQLCKCQKTLGRWARTEMLCKICFDLLIEIQRRQLGPYVSEISVDVLVNLFVTERSYELAVQALFLRHHSPLKIHCVAFRADNLAPRKLFYIIKLVEPSLLRRFEVVHNVRLEMEHLQVLLNNVHFPQLTALMLPARTFDVRRFAPEDEATLASTGEKLSQMTQLTELSLPFSTLTGRIRKLLSPLKTPLKVLDVSNCSLNHADMAYLANSLHSNHLEVLDLSGHDVTDLYPSTFFKLLNHSSHTLKSLTLEECNIQDIHVNMLVLGLVPCRKLEELKFLGNPLSSRGLKCLFNIFVDFLRLKYIEFPVPKDCYPNDISYPINEADLSKFDRQKYERIAEDLHMILLEAKRDDIKASTPLFGSYDAAVQETGNELGSFLLKSFRDALESFSRALQEIN is encoded by the exons ATGCGCTCTCTGCGGTTCATAAGTGCGGAGGCTCTGGTATCCGACACGCAGCGGGTCAGGAGGAATCTCGGCAGTGTTGCACACAATCTTTTCCCCCTGCTTTTCAAGGCCGGTTTCTTGCAGGAGCAGGGCGACGTGATCCATGACCTAGTAGAAAACTGGCCGCTGCCAGAACTGAACATCGGGAGACTGCTGGGCAGGACAGCAGATCACGAGGAAGACCTCACCAGCAGAGCCTGCTTTGTGTGTTTGTCCAGCTGTCTGGCTGGTCTGAGAGACTATGTGCTGAATTGTTCCTCTCCCTACGCCAAGCGACTCAAAATGGTGGACCTCACGGGCATCAAAGATGTGGAAGTTCAGCTCTGCAAATGTCAGAAGACGCTGGGGCGCTGGGCCAGGACGGAGATGCTCTGCAAGATCTGCTTCGATCTGCTTATTGAGATCCAAAGACGCCAGCTTGGCCCCTACGTTTCCGAGATTTCTGTCGATGTTCTCGTCAATCTTTTTGTGACAGAGAGAAGCTATGAGCTGGCTGTCCAGGCCTTGTTTTTGAGGCACCACAGCCCCCTGAAGATTCACTGCGTGGCCTTCAGAGCAGACAACCTGGCCCCGCGCAAGCTCTTCTACATCATCAAGCTTGTGGAGCCCTCTTTGCTGCGCCGGTTCGAAGTGGTCCATAATGTGCGGCTGGAAATGGAGCACCTGCAGGTCCTGCTGAATAACGTCCACTTCCCTCAGCTGACGGCCCTCATGCTCCCAGCGAGGACCTTTGACGTGAGGAGATTTGCTCCGGAGGACGAAGCCACCCTGGCGAGCACTGGAGAAAAGCTAAGCCAGATGACCCAACTGACGGAGCTGAGCCTGCCGTTTTCCACCCTCACGGGAAGGATACGCAAACTGCTCAG CCCATTGAAAACCCCTCTGAAAGTGCTGGATGTCTCTAACTGCTCCTTAAACCATGCCGACATGGCATATTTAGCCAACAGTCTTCATTCTAACCACCTGGAAGTTCTAGATCTCAGCGGACATGATGTGACAGACCTTTACCCATCCACCTTCTTCAAACTTCTGAACCACTCGTCTCACACACTGAAgagcctcaccctcgaggagtgCAACATTCAAGACATCCACGTCAACATGCTGGTTTTGGGACTGGTCCCCTGCCGGAAGCTGGAGGAACTGAAGTTCCTCGGAAATCCTCTATCTTCTCGAGGGCTGAAGTGCCTTTTCAATATTTTCGTTGACTTTCTTAGGCTGAAATATATTGAATTCCCAGTTCCGAAAGACTGTTATCCAAACGACATCAGTTACCCAATTAATGAAGCCGATCTTTCGAAATTTGATCGCCAGAAATATGAGAGGATAGCGGAAGACCTTCACATGATTTTGCTGGAGGCAAAGCGTGACGACATCAAGGCTTCCACGCCGCTCTTTGGCAGCTACGATGCAGCAGTGCAGGAAACGGGGAATGAACTGGGATCCTTTTTGCTGAAGTCCTTCAGAGACGCCCTAGAGAGCTTCAGTAGGGCACTCCAGGAAATTAACTGA
- the LOC132577953 gene encoding telethonin-like, with protein sequence MPVPLLKSPDTVQVGVLNCDVEERDDAKKESFSLLWEDLTLEERRQERTTLLEWNSACRERYETQHQDTFLVQRSPTMKIQMGRPGKKLKMYHLPYKNVLPVPLFIPSKLPSKHQYAPQERKFRTEIFVNTPTARERKV encoded by the exons ATGCCAGTTCCTTTGCTAAAAAGCCCTGACACCGTGCAAGTCGGGGTCCTCAACTGCGATGTAGAAGAGCGAGATGATGCCAAGAAGGAAAGCTTCTCTTTGCTGTGGGAAGATCTGACTCTGGAAGAGAGACGGCAGGAGAG GACCACACTGCTGGAGTGGAACAGTGCCTGTCGTGAGAGGTATGAAACACAGCATCAAGACACTTTCCTTGTACAGCGATCTCCTACAATGAAGATACAAATGGGAAGGCCTGGGAAAAAATTGAAAATGTATCACCTTCCCTACAAGAATGTGCTCCCAGTACCTTTGTTTATACCGAGCAAACTACCGAGTAAGCATCAGTACGCACCCCAAGAACGCAAGTTCAGAACCGAAATCTTTGTGAATACCCCCACTGCCAGGGAAAGAAAGGTCTAA